One genomic region from Salvia hispanica cultivar TCC Black 2014 chromosome 2, UniMelb_Shisp_WGS_1.0, whole genome shotgun sequence encodes:
- the LOC125205243 gene encoding carbonic anhydrase 2-like translates to MALEVYEEAIAGLKKLLSENGELEGAAAAKVKKLMTELSGAAASKAGFDPVARIQAGFEHFKKDNYEKNPALYEELSKTQTPKFLVFACSDSRVCPSHILNFQPGEAFMVRNIASMVPPYDQKKYSGMGAAIEYAVIHLKVENILVIGHSCCGGIKGLMSIPDDGTTQSDFIEEWVNICKVAKAKVRSECKDLDFGEQCTHLEKEAVNVSLGNLLTYPFVREAVVKKTLSLMGGHYDFVNCAFELWNLDFNLSPSLSL, encoded by the exons ATGGCTTTGGAGGTATACGAGGAAGCCATCGCAGGACTTAAGAAGCTTCTGAG TGAGAACGGCGAATTGGAAGGTGCAGCAGCGGCCAAGGTTAAGAAGCTGATGACGGAGCTCTCGGGCGCGGCAGCCTCAAAGGCGGGCTTCGACCCGGTTGCCAGGATTCAGGCCGGGTTCGAGCATTTCAAGAAGGACAATTACGA GAAAAATCCTGCTTTGTACGAGGAACTGTCCAAAACCCAAACTCCAAAG TTTTTGGTATTTGCTTGCTCTGATTCGCGAGTATGCCCTTCGCACATATTGAATTTCCAACCTGGTGAGGCTTTTATGGTGCGGAACATTGCTAGCATGGTTCCACCATATGATCAG AAGAAATATTCAGGGATGGGGGCTGCAATTGAATACGCAGTGATTCATCTGAAG gtggagaatatattagtaattgGACATAGCTGTTGTGGAGGGATAAAGGGCCTCATGTCCATCCCTGATGATGGGACCACGCAGAG TGATTTCATAGAAGAGTGGGTGAACATCTGTAAGGTGGCTAAGGCGAAGGTGCGGTCCGAATGTAAAGACTTGGATTTTGGCGAACAATGCACTCATCTGGAGAAG GAGGCAGTGAATGTTTCTCTGGGGAACCTATTAACATATCCCTTTGTGAGGGAAGCTGTGGTGAAAAAAACTCTGTCGCTTATGGGAGGCCACTACGACTTTGTCAACTGCGCATTCGAGCTCTGGAATCTCGACTTCAACCTTTCCCCTTCTCTCTCACTATGA